One Candidatus Margulisiibacteriota bacterium DNA segment encodes these proteins:
- a CDS encoding NAD(P)-dependent oxidoreductase yields MGFDLRGKTIGIIGAGKIGLRVVQIARGFSMKVIAYDLKPDYLLADVLNFKYVSLGEILENSDIISLHIPYLPQTHHLLNVD; encoded by the coding sequence ATGGGCTTTGATTTACGTGGGAAGACCATTGGAATTATAGGCGCAGGTAAAATAGGTTTGCGTGTGGTCCAGATTGCCAGAGGTTTTTCCATGAAAGTTATCGCCTACGACTTGAAGCCCGATTATCTTCTGGCGGATGTTTTAAATTTTAAATATGTGAGTCTTGGTGAAATTTTGGAAAATTCCGATATTATTTCTCTGCATATTCCTTATTTACCTCAGACCCATCATTTATTAAATGTAGACA